Proteins co-encoded in one Setaria viridis chromosome 9, Setaria_viridis_v4.0, whole genome shotgun sequence genomic window:
- the LOC117840346 gene encoding PHD finger-containing protein 5-like produces MAGGPNVAGLVENDAISVIMEGEVVCEICGSGSAPHLIANCARCNAHEHWYCMRVLTFLIPRIWFCYRCQHEANRAPRS; encoded by the exons ATGGCGGGGGGGCCAAATGTTGCGGGCTTGGTCGAGAATGATGCGATCTCCGTCATCATGGAG GGCGAAGTGGTGTGTGAGATATGTGGCAGTGGTAGCGCCCCTCATCTTATTGCAAACTGTGCACGGTGCAATGCACATGAGCATTG GTATTGCATGCGGGTGTTGACATTTCTGATTCCACGCATATGGTTTTGCTATAGATGCCAACACGAGGCAAACAGGGCGCCCAGATCGTAG